GACCGGGGTCACGACGTCACGCTGTACGACGCGGCCGAGGACGTGGGTGGCCAGCTCCACCTCGCGGCCGCCCCGCCCGGAAAAGGGAAAAACGGGTGGTATCTCGACTATCTGGAACACCAGCTCGATCGCCGTCAGGTCGACGTCCGGCTCGGAGAGCGCGTCGATCGAGCGACGGTGGAGGCGGTCGACCCCGACGCCGTCGTCGTGGCGACCGGAGCCAGTCCTCGCGGCATCAGCGTTCCGGGAGCCGACGGCTCCCACGTCGTCCAGTCGTGGGACGTCGTCGACGGCTCCGTTTCGGTCGCTGACGAGTCAGTGGTCGTCGTCGGTGGCGGCGACGTGGGCTGTGATACAGCCAGGTTCCTGGCCGATCGGGGCTGTGAAGTCACCGTGGTCGAGCAGACCGATCGGATCGCGCCGGACAAAGAACGGATCAGTCGCATCGACGTGCTCCAGACTCTCGAGTCGAACGACGACGTCGCACTCGTCACGGGAGAGACGGTGCTCTCTATCGAGGCAGAGATCGTGACCACCGTTCGTTCCGACGGCTCGGAGGCCACCTACGAGGCCGACCGCGTGGTGCTTGCGGTAGGACACGAGCCCAACGACGGCCTCGCCGACGAACTCGAGGAGTACCCTGCGCCGATCTACGTCGTCGGCGACGCTCGGGAGTCCCGGGACGTCTATCGCGCGACCCTCGACGGCACCGAGGCCGGCATCTCGGTCGGCGATCCGTACCGAACCTTCAGCCCGCGGCCGTAGCCCAAGCGATCGAGTCACGTGGGCCCGGCTCCCGATTTCAGGATACTGGAACCCGGCCCAGCATACTATGATCGACGCCAGCCTACGTCTCTGTCCATGTCGTATCCGATCCGCGTCGTAGACGTCATGAGCACGCCGGTGGTCACGGCTGCACCGAACGAGACGGTTGCCGATGCCGCGGGGACCTTCCTCGCGGCGGATATCAACTCGGTCGTGGTCGTCGAGGACGACGAGGTCGTCGGCATCGCCACCGGAACGGATCTCATCCGGGCGCTCGACCGGAGCGAGTCCCCGCGCGAAAAGCTACTGGCGGACGTCATGTCCGCGCCGGTCGCGACGACCGATCCGGCTGCCGAACTCAAAGACGCCCTCGAGACCATGCACGACCACGGGGTAGCGCGGCTGGTCGTCGTCGAGGACGGCCGTCTCGTCGGCCTGGTGAGCACCGACGACGTGATCCGGTACGCGCCGCAGGTCTTTCATCGTCGGACGCTCGCCACCGACTCCGAGTCGACGCCCCAGTATCGCGCCAGACAGGAGACCGAGTACGAACACGCCGACTGGACGTTCGAGTGTTCGACGGTCTCCGCCGACGGACTGAGCGTCGGCGACCGGGCGGAGTTCTCGAAGCATCTCTCCGAGGCGGACGTGCGGTCGTTCGCGACGGCGTCGGGCGACACCAACCGCCTCCACCTCGACGAGCGCTACGCGGGCGAGACGCGATTCGGCCGGCGAATCGCCCACGGAACCCTCGTGAGCGGGCTCATCAGCGCCGCCCTCGCCAGGCTCCCGGGAGTCACCATCTACGTCTCCCAGGATCTGGCGTTCCTGGGGCCGGTCGACCTCGGCGAGCGCGTCACAGCGGTCTGTGAGATCGTCGGCGAGATCGGCGATCGGAAGTTCGAACTGACGACCGACGTCCTCGATTCGGACGGCGAACGAGTCATCGAGGGGGAAGCGACGGTGCTCGTCGATGACTCGCCCGAGACGGCGACTGTCGAGGTCGAAACGATCGCGTGAGCGATCGGTGTCAGCAGCGAGTGGCGCGCAGTTCGAGGCGCCCCCGAGGACGACGCGAGTTCGGAAACGGCCGCCCTCAGAACGCGAATACGGACTCTCCTGTGTTCCGGAACGCACGGATCCCGTAGTAGAGTCCGCCGACGACCGACGCGATCCCGTAACAGACGACGGTGAAGGGAACCCAGTAAACCCAGAGGGAGTACTGGGGAAACACCTCGCTTCCGACGACGGTCATCGCGAGCAAGAGTGTGTATCCCGGTGCCGCAAGCGGCGTCATCAGCCGGGTGTCGAGAACGCCGACGGCCAGGGGAACGAACAGCAGGCAGAAGGTGACGACCGTTGCCGGTCCGAACAGAACCTGAACCGCGAGCTCGCGATACTCGTTCATGCGATCCGCTCGAGGCCGTAGCGCTCCAGTAGTCGTTCGGTGATCGCTTCCGTCCAGCGCACCTGCGTCGCCGGGTCGAGCATGAAGTCCGTGAGTTCGACGAGGAAGCCAGGGCGATCGAGGTCGCCGCCGACCTTGTGGATCAACAACGGGTTCGAGCCGGTCAGCGTGTTCCCCATCGTGAATCGGTGGGGGAGCATGAACCGTGGGACGTGTTCGTCGTTCATCTGCTCGATTACAGCTCTGGCGTCGGCGGGGGCGTCGCCCGCTCCAGTCGGAAAGATCGCCTGCCCGACCCACTGGCCGTGGGTGTCGTAAATCCCCCGAGAGCGATGCAGGTCGAGGACGACGTCCGGGTCGTAGCGCTCGACCGCCGCCCACAGCGCCCGTGCGAGTTCGGTCGTCGGCTCCTCTCCGGCGGGGAACTTTCGATTCAGGTCACCCTCCGGGCCGTCGCGGGTGTTTCGCTCGACGGCGACGATCTCGGCCCAGGGAATCACGACCAGCGTTCCACGCTCGACACCCCAGCCGATGATCTCCTCTGCAGCCCGGTACCCGTTCGTCTCGCCGCCGTGGATCCCGCCGAAGACGATCGCCGTCGGGCCCGACTCCGGGGCCTCGAGTTCGAACAGCGGCGTCTCGCGGTCGGTTCCCTCCATGATCGGACGAGTCTCGAGGTCCATCGACGAATGCGGGGAGGCCGGCTCGCCCGGTCCCGCTGGCTCACCTCTCGACCGGAGGACGCTTGCGCCCGCGACCAGGCCGACGGTCGCAGCCCCGGCTCCGAGCACCGTCCGTCTGTTCACACTGTGTCCGTTCTCGAGCGCGTGAAGATAAATGATGTGCCGCCGGGAACCGATATCGAAGCGCAGCAGGCCCGCGGATCGATGGCTCCAGTGTTCGGCTCCCCAGACCGTTGATATAGACGTCCTATCGGGACGATCGGCGACGGGCGTGACCGCCCGATCGAACCGTGACGGACCCGGCCGGCCTTCGGATTCTACTTCGGTCGCGGACGCAGTCGTCTCACGTCGGTGGCGGCGTCACTGTCAGGTCACCACGATCAGGACGGTGGAGACGGCGACGAGAGCGACGTGGAACGCGGCGTGTGCGATCATCGCGGTCTCGAGCGAGCGGCGCCAGAACAGCCAGCCGAGGACGACCCCGACGATCGCGTTCAGCAGGACGGTGCGGACGATCAGCGGGGTCGTGAGTCCGATCGTCGAGGCGAGCGCGGGCAGGTGACCGATACCAAACACGACGGAACTCACCGCGATGGCGGCCCACACGATCGTCCCGGACGGTGCCTCGGTCGCGGTACCGGCCCTGTTTCGCCCCCACCAGAGGACGTACACGAGCGGTGCCATGAGTCCCCAGCGGAGGAGAAGTTCCTCCGTGATACCGCCGTAGAACAGTCGCATCGGAATCGACGCGACGAGATCGCGCAGTGCGTCTGCATCCGTCGGGGGTTCGTCGACGGGAAGCTGCGTGAACTGTGCGAACGCGGCGTCGAGGACGGCGACGACGACGAACAGGCCCGCCCCCAGCGCCGCCGCGAGCGGAAGCGAGTCGCGTATCTCGCCCCAGTCCGGCGTCCCGCCGGCTGCCCACGCGAACACGTGAGAGTCGAGATCGAGACGCGGGGCCGTAACCGTGCCGAGGACGACGGCCACCGCCAACAGAAGCGTCGAGTTCACCGACGCGAGCACCACTAGCGTCGGAGTCGAGACCGTCGACAGTTCGGGGAGTTCCCGCAGCATCGGGACGGAGTAAACGGCCAGGGCGATCACGCCGAGCATTCCGAGTGCGAACAGCGCGATCGCACCGCGAGCGGAGGAGTTCCAGTTCCGGATAGCAGTCATTGTTGAGCAACCGACTACACCCGCCAAAAAGATGCTGATGATACCGGCTTCAGTACCTGTCTACGCT
This genomic window from Natronococcus occultus SP4 contains:
- a CDS encoding CBS domain-containing protein, translating into MSYPIRVVDVMSTPVVTAAPNETVADAAGTFLAADINSVVVVEDDEVVGIATGTDLIRALDRSESPREKLLADVMSAPVATTDPAAELKDALETMHDHGVARLVVVEDGRLVGLVSTDDVIRYAPQVFHRRTLATDSESTPQYRARQETEYEHADWTFECSTVSADGLSVGDRAEFSKHLSEADVRSFATASGDTNRLHLDERYAGETRFGRRIAHGTLVSGLISAALARLPGVTIYVSQDLAFLGPVDLGERVTAVCEIVGEIGDRKFELTTDVLDSDGERVIEGEATVLVDDSPETATVEVETIA
- a CDS encoding succinylglutamate desuccinylase/aspartoacylase domain-containing protein translates to MNRRTVLGAGAATVGLVAGASVLRSRGEPAGPGEPASPHSSMDLETRPIMEGTDRETPLFELEAPESGPTAIVFGGIHGGETNGYRAAEEIIGWGVERGTLVVIPWAEIVAVERNTRDGPEGDLNRKFPAGEEPTTELARALWAAVERYDPDVVLDLHRSRGIYDTHGQWVGQAIFPTGAGDAPADARAVIEQMNDEHVPRFMLPHRFTMGNTLTGSNPLLIHKVGGDLDRPGFLVELTDFMLDPATQVRWTEAITERLLERYGLERIA
- a CDS encoding CPBP family intramembrane glutamic endopeptidase codes for the protein MTAIRNWNSSARGAIALFALGMLGVIALAVYSVPMLRELPELSTVSTPTLVVLASVNSTLLLAVAVVLGTVTAPRLDLDSHVFAWAAGGTPDWGEIRDSLPLAAALGAGLFVVVAVLDAAFAQFTQLPVDEPPTDADALRDLVASIPMRLFYGGITEELLLRWGLMAPLVYVLWWGRNRAGTATEAPSGTIVWAAIAVSSVVFGIGHLPALASTIGLTTPLIVRTVLLNAIVGVVLGWLFWRRSLETAMIAHAAFHVALVAVSTVLIVVT